In the Mauremys mutica isolate MM-2020 ecotype Southern chromosome 13, ASM2049712v1, whole genome shotgun sequence genome, one interval contains:
- the LOC123348432 gene encoding olfactory receptor 10A7-like, which translates to MGKDNQTCVTEIELVGFSDFQSLQVLPFVLVFTFYVMALVGNTLIVIITVTDSTLQTPMYFFLRNLSFLEICYTSVTLPKMLVNLISVTQTISFAGCGAQMCFFILFGMTECCLLSVMAYDRYVAICHPLQYTLSMNQMVCAWMAAGSWIIGILVGFGHTISIFTLPFCGSNRISHFFCDVFPVLRLVSTDTHKNQAACTTTTVLFILAPFLLILLSYSLIISTILKMPSAEGRHKAFSTCSSHLIVVSLFYGTATLIYLQPSSEQSQDSNRFLSLVYTVLTPTLNPVIYSLRNKEIRCALRKTTGRKTSMG; encoded by the coding sequence ATGGGGAAGGACAACCAGACATGTGTGACTGAGATAGAGTTGGTAGGATTCTCCGATTTCCAATCACTGCAAGTCTTACCCTTTGTGCTGGTGTTCACCTTCTACGTGATGGCCCTGGTAGGGAACACTCTGATTGTTATCATCACAGTCACAGACTCTACCCTTCAaacccccatgtatttcttcctcaggaATTTATCCTTCCTGGAGATCTGCTACACCTCGGTCACCCTGCCCAAGATGTTGGTCAACCTGATCTCGGTGACCCAAACTATCTCCTTTGCAGGCTGTGGTGCTCAAATGTGTTTCTTCATTCTCTTTGGTATGACCGAGTGCTGCCTCCTCTCCGTCATGGCATATGACCGGTACGTGGCCATATGCCACCCCCTGCAATACACCCTCAGCATGAACCAGATGGTTTGTGCTTGGATGGCAGCCGGTTCCTGGATCATTGGTATCCTGGTAGGTTTTGGACACACCATTTCCATATTTACACTGCCTTTCTGTGGGTCTAATAGAATCAGCCATTTCTTCTGTGATGTTTTCCCTGTGCTGAGACTGGTCTCCACAGACACCCACAAGAATCAAGCTGCCTGTACTACCACCACTGTTCTCTTTATCCTGGCACCATTTTTGCTTATTCTCTTGTCATACAGCctcatcatctccaccatcctgaagATGCCCTCAGCTGAAGGCAGacacaaagccttctccacctgctcctcacaCCTCATTGTGGTTTCTCTCTTCTACGGGACTGCAACACTTATTTATTTGCAGCCCAGTTCAGAACAGTCCCAGGACAGTAACAGGTTCCTTTCCCTGGTATACACTGTGCTGACTCCAACATTAAACCCCGTTAtttacagcctgaggaacaaggagataaGATGTGCTCTCAGGAAGACAACAGGCAGGAAAACATCTATGGGATGA